One uncultured Alphaproteobacteria bacterium genomic region harbors:
- a CDS encoding hypothetical protein (Evidence 5 : No homology to any previously reported sequences), producing MNRILPILPEDFAAQLRQDFESCHVTEPPPARRLPEMDPAERERLIAEHIAKFGVTRSIDFAADQPAIDALRAAGMVVVSSRCVDPRRPWIVNGKRYSTADLWRQANQARRTLRLPKIRRGS from the coding sequence ATGAACCGGATTTTGCCGATCCTGCCCGAGGATTTCGCCGCGCAGCTGCGCCAGGATTTCGAGAGCTGCCATGTCACCGAACCGCCGCCCGCGCGCCGCCTCCCCGAGATGGACCCGGCCGAGCGCGAGCGGCTGATCGCCGAACACATCGCCAAGTTCGGCGTCACCCGGAGCATCGACTTCGCTGCCGACCAGCCCGCGATCGACGCCCTCCGGGCCGCCGGCATGGTGGTGGTCTCGTCGCGCTGCGTCGATCCCCGCCGCCCCTGGATCGTCAACGGCAAGCGCTACAGCACCGCCGACCTCTGGCGCCAGGCGAACCAGGCGCGCCGCACCCTGCGCCTGCCGAAGATCCGTCGGGGCAGTTGA
- a CDS encoding transposase: MTIDWQWMKPAQMAEHLGVSHQWINRMIADRDLRAPARRFCAANPGGLWRRAKKGPGFEYHYSVLDPVARARWERQHKPEVATPEGTRKAMKARLARDDAWARYERVPEARKAAARAKLEVLEAVRTSILAGTPKEVAIELVCGPRGIGPRTYRDWEDRVTGVERADWLAYLVDHYVGRTATVEMSPEAWEYFKADFLQQSAPALAASYTRTVEVGETKGWKIPSAKTFQRRLQREIPAETIVLLREGEEAALRMFPSQRRDRSSLHALEAVNFDGHKFDVFVIWPGVDKPVRPVIAAFQDLYSGKILSWRIDLSENATVFRLAFGDMLEWGIPDHVVIDNTRAAANKWLSGGTSHRFRFKVKADEPDGIFKTLGCEVHWAQPYHGQSKPIERAWRDLCEYISRSPDCVGAYTGNNPTAKPENYGSRAIPMADFLRIVEREIRLHNARTKRESKVCGGVMSFDQAFTASYAQAPIRKASAAHRRMCLLAPEKVTARKPDGHVEILGNRYWNERLPGLIGTKLVVRFDPDALHQDVHVYRLDGSYLGPAACVADTGFFDADHARTHARALGDWHKANKAVANAERRLSAAEAAAMRPSLPEDEVKPEAKVVRGSFGNLALKPDTDVDRPQTQATVEFFETFSRGVALLRQGNE; this comes from the coding sequence GTGACTATCGACTGGCAATGGATGAAGCCCGCGCAGATGGCGGAACACCTGGGGGTCAGCCACCAGTGGATCAACCGGATGATCGCGGATCGCGATCTGCGGGCGCCCGCCCGCCGGTTCTGCGCCGCCAACCCCGGCGGCCTGTGGCGCCGGGCGAAGAAAGGGCCTGGCTTCGAGTACCACTACTCGGTGCTCGACCCGGTCGCCCGTGCGCGGTGGGAGCGGCAGCACAAGCCCGAGGTCGCGACCCCGGAAGGCACGCGCAAGGCGATGAAGGCCCGCCTCGCCCGCGACGACGCCTGGGCGCGTTACGAGCGGGTGCCGGAGGCGCGCAAGGCCGCCGCCCGGGCGAAGCTCGAAGTGCTTGAAGCGGTTCGCACCAGCATTCTCGCCGGGACCCCGAAGGAAGTGGCGATCGAGCTGGTGTGCGGCCCGCGCGGCATCGGCCCGCGCACTTACCGCGACTGGGAAGACCGCGTCACCGGGGTCGAGCGGGCCGACTGGCTGGCCTACCTCGTCGACCACTACGTGGGCCGCACCGCCACGGTCGAGATGAGCCCGGAGGCGTGGGAGTATTTCAAGGCCGACTTCCTCCAGCAGTCCGCGCCCGCGCTCGCCGCCTCCTATACCCGCACGGTCGAGGTCGGAGAGACGAAGGGGTGGAAGATCCCCTCGGCCAAGACCTTCCAGCGCCGCCTGCAGCGCGAGATCCCGGCGGAGACCATCGTCCTCCTGCGCGAGGGCGAGGAAGCGGCCTTGCGGATGTTCCCCTCGCAACGACGCGACCGCAGCAGTCTGCACGCCCTGGAGGCGGTGAACTTCGACGGCCACAAGTTCGACGTGTTCGTGATCTGGCCGGGGGTGGACAAGCCGGTGCGCCCGGTGATCGCCGCCTTCCAGGATCTCTACAGCGGCAAGATCCTCAGTTGGCGGATCGACCTGTCGGAGAACGCGACGGTGTTCCGCCTCGCGTTCGGCGACATGCTGGAATGGGGCATCCCCGACCACGTCGTCATCGACAACACCCGGGCGGCCGCGAACAAGTGGCTGTCGGGCGGCACCTCGCACCGCTTCCGGTTCAAGGTCAAGGCCGACGAACCCGACGGCATCTTCAAGACCCTCGGCTGCGAGGTTCACTGGGCGCAGCCCTACCACGGCCAGTCGAAGCCGATCGAACGCGCCTGGCGGGACCTCTGCGAATACATCTCGCGCAGCCCGGACTGCGTCGGCGCCTACACCGGCAACAACCCGACCGCCAAGCCCGAGAACTACGGCTCCCGCGCCATTCCGATGGCCGACTTCCTCCGCATCGTCGAGCGCGAGATCCGGCTCCACAACGCCCGGACCAAGCGCGAGAGCAAGGTGTGCGGCGGAGTGATGTCGTTCGACCAGGCGTTCACCGCCTCCTACGCCCAGGCGCCGATCCGCAAGGCGTCGGCCGCGCACCGCCGGATGTGCCTGCTGGCGCCCGAGAAGGTCACCGCCCGCAAGCCCGACGGCCATGTGGAGATCCTCGGCAACCGCTACTGGAACGAACGCCTGCCGGGCCTGATCGGCACCAAGCTGGTGGTGCGCTTCGACCCCGACGCCCTGCACCAGGACGTGCATGTCTACCGCCTGGACGGGTCCTACCTCGGCCCGGCCGCGTGCGTCGCCGACACCGGTTTCTTCGACGCCGACCACGCCCGCACCCATGCCCGCGCTCTGGGCGACTGGCACAAGGCCAACAAGGCGGTCGCCAACGCCGAACGGCGTCTTTCCGCCGCCGAGGCCGCAGCGATGCGCCCGAGCCTGCCCGAGGACGAGGTGAAGCCGGAGGCCAAGGTGGTCCGGGGCAGCTTCGGCAACCTCGCCCTCAAGCCCGACACCGATGTCGACCGGCCGCAGACCCAGGCGACCGTCGAATTCTTCGAGACCTTCTCCCGCGGCGTGGCCCTGCTGCGCCAGGGAAACGAGTAG
- a CDS encoding hypothetical protein (Evidence 5 : No homology to any previously reported sequences), with protein sequence MIDTEARRRLRETIAALSARTTDRGCTEAEALAAAEKVAELLSKHGVVDPATLEFDEARIEIGRRTVVDELWPQVAVFCHCKLWLSGSNRKWAVVYFGRWNDVLVAEYLHALLERHLKDATREWQRSHEYRRRRSPKIKREATKAFQQGLVHALRGKLWSLQWRCTPKVEGTNHQALVLSPLAAVEEELNRRGMQFGKPLAPVKGASKKFDDEQASGRTAARDIDINAAVAGGRRPSVAGLLAAN encoded by the coding sequence ATGATCGACACCGAAGCCCGGCGGCGTCTGCGCGAGACGATCGCGGCCCTGAGCGCCCGCACCACCGACCGCGGTTGCACCGAAGCCGAAGCGCTGGCGGCGGCGGAGAAGGTGGCGGAGCTGCTCTCCAAGCACGGCGTGGTCGATCCGGCGACGCTCGAATTCGACGAAGCGCGGATCGAGATCGGCCGCCGCACGGTGGTCGACGAACTCTGGCCCCAGGTCGCGGTGTTCTGCCACTGCAAGCTCTGGCTCTCGGGGTCCAACCGGAAATGGGCGGTGGTCTATTTCGGGCGCTGGAACGACGTGCTGGTGGCCGAGTATCTCCACGCCCTGTTGGAGCGCCACCTCAAGGACGCCACCCGGGAATGGCAGCGGAGCCACGAATACCGCCGCCGTCGCTCTCCGAAGATCAAGCGCGAAGCCACCAAGGCGTTTCAGCAGGGCCTGGTCCACGCCCTGCGCGGCAAGCTCTGGTCGCTGCAGTGGCGCTGCACGCCGAAGGTCGAAGGCACGAACCACCAGGCCCTCGTTCTCTCGCCGCTCGCCGCTGTGGAAGAGGAACTGAACCGCCGCGGCATGCAGTTCGGCAAGCCGCTGGCGCCGGTCAAGGGTGCGTCCAAGAAGTTCGACGACGAACAGGCGAGCGGTCGAACCGCCGCCCGGGACATCGACATCAACGCCGCCGTCGCCGGTGGACGCCGCCCGAGCGTCGCCGGGCTGCTCGCGGCCAACTGA
- a CDS encoding hypothetical protein (Evidence 5 : No homology to any previously reported sequences): MDEIELRTELAMLQGQVDGLKWLVNGLVLALNRKEIIGLREAAEVLTVVETYVRHTETEAATIPLRSSIGFLEAMLETPELDPLKALLISALLHADAGKAMKRPLQTWLSEATEDEIAQELDQLVSRLQSRSDHQTPPSGSST; the protein is encoded by the coding sequence ATGGACGAAATCGAACTCAGAACCGAGCTGGCCATGTTGCAAGGCCAGGTCGACGGGCTGAAATGGCTGGTGAACGGCCTCGTATTGGCTCTCAACCGCAAGGAAATCATCGGCCTGCGCGAGGCCGCCGAGGTGCTAACCGTGGTCGAGACATACGTGCGGCACACCGAGACGGAGGCCGCGACGATCCCGTTGCGCAGCAGCATCGGGTTCCTCGAAGCGATGCTGGAGACGCCGGAGCTTGACCCGCTGAAGGCATTGCTCATTTCAGCCCTCCTTCACGCGGACGCCGGGAAAGCGATGAAACGGCCGCTCCAAACCTGGCTATCCGAAGCGACTGAAGACGAGATTGCTCAAGAGCTTGACCAACTCGTTTCGCGACTTCAGTCGCGATCCGATCATCAGACGCCGCCTTCCGGTTCTTCGACCTGA
- a CDS encoding hypothetical protein (Evidence 5 : No homology to any previously reported sequences) — protein MFELTASKIADHSVLTIPPGTALPEHIEDSMVYVGTSADYGHYVQVYLCEDAVIRGMPVVFTVCDRADFRACYRHARMMRPGGAANRR, from the coding sequence ATGTTCGAACTCACCGCCTCGAAGATCGCTGACCATTCGGTACTTACTATCCCGCCGGGAACCGCTCTGCCCGAGCACATCGAAGACAGCATGGTCTACGTCGGCACCAGCGCCGACTACGGTCACTACGTCCAGGTCTACCTCTGCGAAGACGCGGTCATTCGCGGGATGCCGGTAGTTTTTACGGTGTGCGATCGCGCCGACTTCCGCGCGTGCTACCGCCACGCCCGCATGATGCGCCCGGGTGGCGCGGCCAACAGGAGGTAA
- a CDS encoding hypothetical protein (Evidence 5 : No homology to any previously reported sequences) produces the protein MRRPSRQLDLLDLIPTRQPRRIGRETAALYGTVLALRRLHVSVRPEGQGHRVDGALMSTAELYAYARRLGAQRIVKKGVPL, from the coding sequence ATGCGCCGCCCTTCCCGCCAACTCGACCTGCTCGACCTGATCCCGACCCGCCAGCCGCGCCGCATCGGCCGCGAGACTGCCGCCCTCTATGGGACGGTTCTCGCCCTGCGCCGGTTGCACGTCTCGGTGCGCCCCGAGGGGCAGGGCCACCGTGTCGACGGGGCGCTGATGTCCACCGCAGAACTCTACGCCTACGCCCGCCGGCTCGGGGCGCAGCGGATCGTCAAGAAGGGGGTGCCGCTGTGA
- a CDS encoding conserved hypothetical protein (Evidence 4 : Homologs of previously reported genes of unknown function), whose protein sequence is MSKTPLKPAPTPGAVEIGGVLYLRNAQGDLVALGNVKPMDLLMDDMVRKVAGYAEDLSAELARFATHTDADIAALDALIAQDYGVEPRETKGNRTFVSFDGLFKVQVAVSERIVLGPELQAAKAVLDAMILERGEGVDPFLLTLVKRAFKVDQEGKVDVRAILALRRMQVDDPRWADFTRAIDDAVRVVGSKRYIRIYRRDRADDGWKMVPLDLAAIEPGPAAVARRSLRRQVEEMGERIAQARQALAVGGVEAALAILGADAVADTGEAA, encoded by the coding sequence ATGTCCAAGACCCCTCTCAAACCCGCCCCCACCCCCGGCGCCGTCGAAATCGGCGGCGTCCTGTATCTCCGCAACGCCCAGGGCGACCTCGTCGCCCTCGGCAACGTCAAACCGATGGACCTCCTGATGGACGACATGGTGCGCAAGGTCGCCGGGTACGCCGAGGATCTGTCGGCCGAGCTGGCGCGCTTCGCCACCCACACCGACGCCGACATCGCCGCCCTCGACGCGCTGATCGCCCAGGACTACGGCGTCGAGCCGCGCGAGACCAAGGGCAACCGCACGTTCGTGAGCTTCGACGGCCTGTTCAAGGTACAGGTGGCGGTCTCGGAGCGGATCGTCCTCGGCCCCGAGCTGCAGGCGGCGAAGGCGGTTCTCGACGCGATGATCCTGGAGCGCGGCGAGGGCGTCGACCCGTTCCTGCTGACCCTGGTCAAGCGCGCCTTCAAGGTCGACCAGGAAGGCAAGGTCGACGTGCGGGCGATCCTGGCGCTGCGCCGCATGCAGGTGGACGATCCGCGCTGGGCGGACTTCACCCGCGCGATCGACGACGCGGTGCGGGTGGTCGGATCGAAGCGGTACATCCGCATCTACCGCCGCGACCGCGCCGACGACGGCTGGAAGATGGTGCCGCTCGACCTTGCCGCGATCGAACCCGGCCCGGCCGCCGTCGCCCGTCGCAGCCTGCGGCGACAGGTGGAGGAGATGGGCGAGCGGATCGCCCAGGCGCGCCAGGCGCTCGCTGTCGGCGGCGTGGAAGCCGCGCTCGCCATTCTCGGCGCCGACGCGGTGGCCGACACCGGGGAGGCCGCGTGA
- a CDS encoding Phage-related DNA transposition protein(B): MSRHRDTRTYELLSWQPPEPAQAFEPEKVRAASLRTSICRALAVSLKDCGKEREEIAAEIGKFLGEPCSKAMLDAYASEAREDQVISLLRFLGLIHATHDIRLMQVLAEMFDWAVVPAKYLPAIEESIIADKIEELTQRRSVVRKLWKGA, translated from the coding sequence ATGTCCCGCCATCGCGATACCCGAACTTACGAACTGCTGTCCTGGCAGCCGCCGGAACCGGCCCAAGCGTTCGAACCCGAGAAGGTGCGGGCGGCGTCGCTGCGCACGTCGATCTGCCGGGCCTTGGCCGTGTCGCTCAAGGATTGCGGCAAGGAGCGTGAGGAGATCGCCGCCGAGATCGGCAAGTTCCTCGGCGAGCCTTGCTCCAAGGCGATGTTGGACGCCTATGCCTCGGAAGCCCGCGAAGATCAGGTCATCTCGCTGCTGCGTTTCCTGGGGTTGATCCACGCGACCCACGACATTCGGCTGATGCAGGTGCTCGCCGAGATGTTCGATTGGGCGGTGGTCCCGGCCAAGTATCTGCCCGCGATCGAAGAAAGCATCATCGCGGACAAGATCGAAGAGCTGACGCAGCGCCGCTCGGTGGTGCGCAAGCTGTGGAAGGGGGCCTGA
- a CDS encoding Mu-like prophage protein gp16: MGVTPERRRLIAAVHAAAKAHGLDEETYRDKIELVVGAGTRSASACSDAELRRVLDAINGAKSPSAYRAESPTARKARALWISAYNLGLIADASEGALRAWVARQNGVDDLAWVRPSKADAVITALKQMAKQRAGVDWSAYPDPRLCVLAAQWRLLVAAGEAPAESLDALISDISAETLNRLLADLGRRIRARTR; this comes from the coding sequence ATGGGCGTCACCCCGGAGCGCCGCCGCCTGATCGCCGCCGTCCACGCCGCCGCCAAGGCGCACGGCCTGGACGAGGAAACCTACCGCGACAAGATCGAGCTGGTGGTGGGCGCGGGCACGCGCTCGGCGTCCGCCTGCAGCGACGCGGAACTGCGCCGGGTACTCGACGCGATCAACGGGGCGAAGTCGCCCTCGGCCTATCGCGCCGAAAGCCCGACGGCGCGCAAGGCACGGGCGCTGTGGATCTCCGCCTACAATCTCGGGCTGATCGCGGACGCTTCCGAAGGCGCTCTCAGGGCCTGGGTGGCGCGCCAGAACGGCGTCGACGACCTCGCCTGGGTGCGCCCGTCGAAGGCCGATGCCGTCATCACCGCCCTCAAGCAGATGGCGAAGCAGCGCGCCGGCGTCGATTGGTCGGCCTATCCCGACCCGCGCCTGTGCGTTCTCGCGGCGCAATGGCGGCTGCTCGTCGCGGCGGGCGAAGCTCCGGCCGAGAGCCTGGACGCCCTGATTTCCGACATCTCGGCGGAGACGCTGAACCGACTGCTCGCGGATCTCGGCCGCCGGATCAGGGCGCGCACGCGATGA
- a CDS encoding conserved hypothetical protein (Evidence 4 : Homologs of previously reported genes of unknown function), translating to MNELDTKATWRFHRDGREIAARAIGVRQFSDRQVVILRATDEALWIGEWSAKGATVVRGPVSLKEAVLAAEGIVFGVRDHGSVAALTNQLAVGLLMFNVALVKPSVLDPKQYAPIPDAPEVHAC from the coding sequence ATGAACGAGCTGGACACCAAGGCGACCTGGCGCTTCCACCGCGACGGTCGGGAGATCGCCGCCCGCGCGATCGGCGTCCGTCAGTTCTCCGACCGCCAAGTGGTGATCCTCCGCGCCACCGACGAAGCCTTGTGGATCGGCGAGTGGTCGGCCAAGGGCGCCACGGTGGTGCGCGGCCCGGTGTCCCTCAAGGAAGCCGTGTTGGCGGCCGAAGGGATCGTCTTCGGCGTGCGCGACCACGGCTCGGTCGCGGCGCTCACCAACCAGCTCGCGGTCGGCCTGCTGATGTTCAACGTCGCGCTGGTCAAGCCGTCGGTGCTCGATCCCAAGCAGTACGCGCCGATCCCCGACGCGCCGGAGGTGCACGCATGCTGA
- a CDS encoding B transposition protein domain protein produces MNMIAETLTETDVEQIRVDAKRIAAEAYPSQAAAARDAGIAESTFAAFCSDTYAGDNAKVAAKAKAWLSSRAERAKTAATIPVAPSFQMTPTAAKIIPALQWAQVAPDYVPIIGAPGLGKTRTLEHYAACNANVFLVTMEPAWSSANAMLAALCQGMGLDERSSTKYSSAIRAKVKGLQALIIVDEAQFLSTVALDQLRVIHDTAKVGVVLCGNRQIHTRLYGRGDEANAQLFSRAGMKFHQYQPLAGDICGMVAAWGVTDKAEVAFLKTVGRKPGALRNVDKVMKLASMLAVGGGEPRGLKHIRAAWEQIDVNLTVTAG; encoded by the coding sequence ATGAACATGATCGCCGAAACCCTTACCGAAACCGACGTCGAGCAGATCCGCGTCGACGCCAAGCGGATCGCTGCCGAGGCGTATCCCTCGCAAGCCGCCGCCGCGCGTGACGCCGGCATCGCCGAGTCCACCTTCGCCGCCTTCTGCTCCGACACCTACGCGGGCGACAACGCCAAGGTCGCGGCCAAGGCCAAAGCGTGGCTGTCCTCCCGCGCCGAGCGCGCCAAGACCGCCGCGACGATCCCGGTGGCGCCGTCGTTCCAGATGACGCCGACCGCCGCCAAGATCATCCCCGCCCTGCAGTGGGCGCAGGTGGCCCCGGACTACGTGCCGATCATCGGTGCGCCGGGCCTCGGCAAGACCCGCACCCTCGAACACTACGCCGCCTGCAACGCCAACGTGTTCCTGGTCACGATGGAACCGGCGTGGTCGTCGGCCAACGCCATGCTCGCCGCACTGTGCCAGGGCATGGGCCTGGACGAACGCTCCTCCACCAAATACTCGTCGGCGATCCGCGCCAAGGTGAAGGGCCTGCAGGCGCTGATCATCGTCGACGAGGCGCAGTTCCTCTCGACCGTCGCCCTCGACCAGCTGCGGGTGATCCACGACACCGCCAAGGTCGGCGTGGTGCTGTGCGGCAACCGGCAAATCCATACCCGGCTCTACGGCAGGGGCGACGAAGCCAACGCGCAGCTGTTCTCGCGGGCGGGGATGAAGTTCCACCAGTACCAGCCGCTGGCGGGCGACATCTGCGGCATGGTCGCCGCGTGGGGCGTCACCGACAAGGCCGAGGTCGCCTTCCTCAAGACGGTCGGCCGCAAGCCGGGCGCACTCCGCAACGTCGACAAGGTGATGAAGCTCGCCTCGATGCTCGCGGTCGGCGGCGGCGAACCTCGCGGCCTCAAGCACATCCGCGCCGCCTGGGAACAGATCGACGTCAACCTGACCGTGACCGCGGGCTAA
- a CDS encoding conserved hypothetical protein (Evidence 4 : Homologs of previously reported genes of unknown function) — MTDHLPGMLGELERRGLRADALKLAAAWGGTKRYIPARPTSESEICKVISLEAAMALADAYGNGHHDIPLAAGLGSKKAALRRVLATGSTDAARAVGCSARYVRMVRNGSKDTRQGDLFED; from the coding sequence ATGACCGACCACCTCCCCGGCATGCTCGGCGAACTGGAGCGGCGCGGCCTGCGGGCCGACGCGCTCAAGCTCGCCGCCGCCTGGGGAGGCACCAAGCGCTACATCCCGGCGCGGCCCACCTCCGAGAGCGAGATCTGCAAGGTGATCAGCCTGGAGGCCGCGATGGCGCTCGCCGACGCCTACGGCAACGGGCATCACGACATCCCCCTGGCGGCCGGTCTCGGCAGCAAGAAGGCCGCCCTCCGCCGGGTCCTCGCCACCGGCTCCACCGACGCCGCGCGTGCGGTGGGCTGCTCGGCGCGGTATGTCCGGATGGTGCGCAACGGCAGCAAGGACACCCGCCAGGGCGACCTGTTCGAGGATTGA
- a CDS encoding hypothetical protein (Evidence 5 : No homology to any previously reported sequences) gives MARPTGGKPMLSQDIDNLADGFALCVDDGVTFPANTVPHLVATLRDHAAQARALEGAQVAPAARATAEDLPENVVRIAGILHRSGVRTGDTLLASEGPGGAA, from the coding sequence GTGGCGCGGCCAACAGGAGGTAAGCCCATGCTCAGTCAAGACATTGACAACCTTGCCGACGGCTTCGCGCTGTGCGTCGACGACGGCGTGACGTTCCCCGCCAACACCGTTCCCCACCTGGTGGCGACGCTGCGCGACCACGCCGCCCAGGCCCGGGCGCTCGAAGGCGCGCAGGTCGCCCCGGCCGCCCGCGCGACCGCCGAGGATCTGCCCGAGAACGTCGTCCGGATCGCCGGCATCCTGCATCGCTCCGGCGTCCGCACCGGTGACACCCTGCTGGCCTCCGAAGGCCCCGGGGGTGCGGCATGA
- a CDS encoding conserved hypothetical protein (Evidence 4 : Homologs of previously reported genes of unknown function), whose amino-acid sequence MFDRFLSAFAGVAAWLGDFTILAATLKITYATVGILLVVYVSRWLDARASKALARDDPKGFGAALKLIRENAQAAAIYYGSRFVGVALVVAALMGCSRADAAVAFSSRYDRAIASAVETYWPDYPFPASWKAQLIQESGLKAEAVSPVGARGLAQIMPGTWEDLRRQLRLGPTASPHDDIAIQAGAYYMAQQRRAWSSPRPPDRRQELAQASYNAGLGNVLAAQRECGGARDWAGISPCLPGVTGERNARETEGYVRNIAKWRQMLEAGL is encoded by the coding sequence ATGTTCGACCGCTTCCTGTCCGCCTTCGCCGGCGTCGCCGCCTGGCTCGGCGACTTCACCATTCTCGCCGCCACCCTCAAGATCACCTATGCCACGGTCGGCATCCTGCTGGTGGTCTACGTGTCCCGCTGGCTCGACGCCCGTGCGTCCAAGGCCCTGGCGCGCGACGATCCCAAAGGCTTCGGCGCGGCGCTCAAGCTGATCCGCGAGAACGCCCAGGCGGCCGCGATCTACTACGGCTCGCGCTTCGTCGGCGTGGCGCTGGTGGTCGCGGCGCTGATGGGCTGCTCCCGCGCCGACGCGGCGGTCGCCTTTTCCTCCCGCTACGACCGCGCGATCGCGTCGGCGGTGGAAACCTACTGGCCCGACTATCCCTTTCCCGCGTCGTGGAAGGCCCAACTGATCCAGGAGAGCGGCTTGAAGGCCGAGGCGGTCTCGCCGGTGGGCGCGCGCGGCCTGGCGCAGATCATGCCCGGCACCTGGGAAGATCTCCGCCGCCAGTTGCGCCTCGGGCCGACCGCCAGCCCGCACGACGACATCGCCATCCAGGCGGGGGCCTACTACATGGCGCAGCAGCGCCGCGCCTGGTCGTCGCCGCGCCCGCCCGATCGCCGCCAGGAGCTGGCGCAGGCGAGCTACAACGCCGGTCTCGGCAACGTCCTGGCGGCACAGCGGGAGTGCGGCGGCGCGCGCGACTGGGCCGGGATCTCGCCGTGCCTGCCCGGCGTCACCGGCGAACGCAACGCCCGCGAGACCGAAGGCTATGTCCGCAACATCGCCAAGTGGCGGCAGATGCTGGAGGCGGGCCTGTGA
- a CDS encoding hypothetical protein (Evidence 5 : No homology to any previously reported sequences) → MAKPEISVTFTLSELDADGIGIATGTVGDVLLVRMECTQAEFNELALHFGGVAVPKATADKARAEQARREALGRTMVEELLPLRTVAAEPAEGGAA, encoded by the coding sequence ATGGCGAAGCCCGAAATCTCGGTGACCTTCACCCTGTCCGAACTCGACGCCGACGGCATCGGCATCGCGACCGGCACCGTCGGCGACGTTCTCCTGGTGCGGATGGAATGCACTCAGGCGGAGTTCAACGAACTCGCGCTCCACTTCGGCGGCGTGGCTGTGCCCAAGGCGACCGCCGACAAGGCGCGAGCGGAACAGGCCCGGCGCGAGGCGCTCGGGCGGACGATGGTGGAGGAGCTTCTTCCCCTGAGGACCGTGGCGGCCGAGCCGGCGGAAGGCGGTGCGGCATGA